GAGAAGTTCGTTGAGGTGGGTGGCTCTCAGCGTGTCCTGCCTACTATGGAGAACGACCGTGTGGGCAATCATAACCGGCTTGACACCGTGAACCCTATAGCAGACTACGTTCCGCCAGAGAACATCGACATCTACATCACCAATATCGGCGGTTTTGCCCCCAGTTTCATATACCGTGTTGTTTGGGACAACTACAAACAGCAGGATGTGAACCTGGAGGCTAATTGAGGCATCCTCCGTCATACTTTTTGTATTTAAAAAATGCAAGAGCTACGATTCAGTccaatttttttctttgcctcCGtcctcaacttctttctgAGGATTTAGGCTCTAAATCTTGTGTGCCCTGTGCCTCGCTCGGCCTTGTTTCTCTATGGCTAGGTCTTGAGCTGGATAATTCTATGCGCTTCGCGCTGCATACAATTAATGGGCTATAGCGAATTTGAGACTTCTTTTGAGTACGAGTTCACCTGTGGCTTATTGCTACGCGTGGTTAACATCGTAATTGGAACGTCCAATAtctcttgtttttaaaCATCATCTTAGTAGTCTTAAGCGTTTGTAAGCGGGCCAGATTGCTGACCCTAATTATCTTGTAGCCGTGACATGAAATATACTTTAAAGAATAATATAGGGTAAACTTAACTATCAAGAGCAATTACAGCATTGGAAACCAAGATGTCGAGTTTGCTAGTTTTTGGAGGCAATGGGTTCCTTGGTCGTCGCATCTGTCAAACGGCGGTCGAAAAGGGCTTTCAAGTGACTTCTTTGTCTCGTTCTGGATCTCCACCGCGAACCGCTAACCGATGGGACAAGGAATGGATTGACAAAGTCCACTGGGAAAAGTGTGACGTGTTGGATCCGAAGAGCTACACCCAGTACTTGAAGGACGCGGACAATGTAGTGCACTCCATTGGGATTCTTTTGGAAGACTCAAGCTATAAGGCCCAAATTAATGGCAAGCTATCATTTGACCCAAAGAACCTGCTGAAGTGGGGGCCAAACCCCATGAAGAACAACCCTAACTTTACATACGAGGTtatgaacaaaaaaacagcGTTGATGTTAGCAGAAGAGTTCTCGAAAGTCCAGCGTGCAGATTCTGCCAGGGAGAGGACTATGTCGTATATCTCGGCAGACAGGGGCTTCCCTGGTCTTCCCTCCGGTTACATAAAATCTAAGcgggaagcagaagcaggAATCATGAGGCATGAACAGCAGTTCCGGCCAATCCTTGTGCGTCCGGGTTTTATGTTTGATGAACTAGACGCATCATTAAAGACCCTTGACGTCAGATCACAGCTCAAGCATGTACTAGAGATGCTGAACTGGGGGAATGACTGGCTGTTAGGCCGTCGTATCGACTTCATCAACCAGTTGATAAGGCCGACTGTCTCGACGCAACAGGTCAGTAGGGCACTGCTCCAAAAAATAGAAAGCCCCGACTTCAAGGGCGTTCTCACCTTGGAAGAGATTATTAAATCATGAAGGGAAAAGAATCCCAGGCTATTTACAGGATTTATTTTTGTGTACTACGCAATGCTTTTAATGTGTTTTCACCTACGTAAAAACGCTTGGTAAGCCTCTTGATTAATTTGAATGTTGCCCACACTCTTCATTTGCTTCTtaccttctttttgtttgacCAGTAGTTTTTTCCTCCGTGACACATCAGAGGCGTGAAGCTTAGCCAATACGTCTTTTCTGCGGGCTTTGATGGTTTCACGCGCTATCACTTTATTATTGGCCCTTGCTTGTATCACGACCTCGTAAAGCTGTGATTTGACGTactctttgaacttctttgCCCACTTCCGTCCGACGCGTTCCACTTGAGACCTGTGCATGACCTGTGCAAGTGCATCCACACTTTTCCCATTGAgcacaagctcaagcttgacaaTATCCGAAGCTTTGTAGCCGATGTCCTCGTAATCTAGTGATCCATAGCCTCTGGATACAGACTTCAATTTTCCGAAAAAGTCGTCGACCAAGTGTGCTAGCGGCATTTCATATTTGAGTAGGACCTGCCCGGTAACGTTCAAATACGTGATTTCCTTTTGAATACCTCTGTTGTTTTCGCAGAGCTTGATAACAGCTCCAAGATACTCCTGCGGCAGTGTGATGATCGCTTCCACGTACGGCTCCTGCAGCGAATCAATCCTTGTTTTTCTGAGAGAAAGGTCTGGAAAGTCATCCGGGTTTGTGATGATCTTCTCTTCACCATTCGTAAACTTAATCACATATGGCACTGTTGGCTGTGTAATGATTAATTTTGAGCCGTATTCTTTCTCTAGGCGGTCCTTGAAGACAGAAGCGTGCAGGGAACCGAGGAACCCCAATCTCCAGCCCTGGCCTAACGCGTTTGAAGACTCTCTTTGTAGAGAAACCGATCTGTCATTGAGAACAAGTCGTGTAATGTCTTCGTCCAAGCTCTTAAATTCAGTGCCATCAGCGGGAAACGCGCCCACGAAAACCATAGGTTTTGGGTCTTCGAATCCATCCAATACTTCAGTCACACTCTCTTTTCCCACATGCATGATGGTGTCGCCGATCTTGGCGTCTTTAGACTCTTTCATCCCTGGCACGATGTAACCCACTTGGCCAGTCCGCAAGCAGCCCATAGACACCTTATCTGGGTACATTATTCCCAACTCTTTAATCTCGTACTTTTTACCTGTTTGTGCACTCACGACCCTATCTCCTTTCTTTACAACGCCATCGACAATGTTTACTAAGAGGACTACTCCTAGGTAAGAGTCGTACCAGGAGTCAACCAGCAGTGCTCTAAAGGGCTTTTTACCAACACCTGTAGGCGGAGGAATGCGATCTATAATAGCTGGGAGAAGGTCCTCCTTCACATTTATTCCCGTTTTCGCGCTAACTCTTATTATTTCAGCGCGCGGCAGCTCAAATGTGCTCTCGATTTGGGCTTCAGCTTGCGGAATGTTAGCACTATCTAAATCAATTTTGTTGATCACTGGGATAAGTTTGAGATTCATACTATAAGCCAGGTAGAAGTTCGCGACCGTTTGAGCTTGCACGCCTTGCGACGCGTCCACCAGTAGCAAGGCGCCGCCGCAAGATGCATATGATCTCGAAACTTCCGCACGAAAGTCGACGTGACCAGGAGTATCGACTAGATGTAGAAGGTAGTCTTTATTCCTGCGCTTGTCGTAGTAGAACATCGTGCAAGTCTGTGCTTTAATGGTTATTCCTCGTTCCCTCTCAACCTCCAGCTTGTCCAGCACTTGTCTATTGGAATCACCCGCCTTTATGACCCCTGTAAACTCCAAAAGCCGGTCGCTAAGCGTGGATTTTCCATGGTCGACATGTGCGACGATTGAGAAGTTCCGGTAATTCTCAATTGGAATCTGTTCCAGTCTGcgctgaagagcttcagtGTCCTTAGCCGAGTAGTGGTTAAAGCGGCGAAAACATATTGAAGATTGTAAATACAATGATCTCAGTCTCCTCATCGCCCCACTGGCGTGTTGttattgttttgaagaagtatGTTGAACCTTGCCTCATCTCACTTGTCAGGAAATTTCAGTAATGCTTGTGAAGTCTGTAATTGAGACAACAGTGAGAAAGCCACGCACAGGCTTCAACTGGCCGGCGGCATGAAACTCAAGATCATTGTCAATGGCTCACAGTCTCCAGAAGACTTCAAACTGCTAAAATCAACGGTCGCGACTGTCGCATCCCTGCGAAAAACAGCGGTTCTACGTTTCACCAGCGAGAGGCTTGTTATAGTATCCAGCCCGAGCTCCACAGCATCTGGTTCTTCGGTTTTACATGGTGACAAAGGCCAGTTATGGTGCACAATCCCTAGAGATGCCTTTACGTTTTATAGCGTGGTAAGCGCGAGGGATCTTAACACAATCGCTATGGAGTGCAGCTGCGATATGTTGCATagcatcttgaagaaatatGACAAAACGATAAACCAGGGGAACGAAGGCGACATGATCATAAAGCTCCAAAGTATGCCGGAATGGAACGCCAACACGTCTCAGGCGTCTGACGGCAAAAATGGCAGCGCGGCTAGAATCAACCCGATGTGCGCATTGGGCGTGACATTTGAAGAGGTAGTTTATACAAGCACTGACGCTAACGCTAGTGCAAAATCTGGTGGCGGCAATTCCGGAGGTATTAAGACGATTTCTCATTCCTTTAAAGTCCCTGCGCGCCTACTGTTCCGTACTCAGGATGCCAAGATACAAGAGCCTATGATAAACTATACCCAGCTGATGATGTATCGGTTACCAGCACCGCAGGGCGAATGGGGGCGCGGCTTCCAAAATTTCCTGCGACGCGTCGAGCGGTACTCCAATGTAAATAACATAAAGCTCAgcgccaagaagttctgGCAGCAGGAGGAACGAACGGCTTCTCAGGAGACCGCCGGTGATCATGCATTTAAGATTGTTGTCAACGAGCTGGACTGGTACCTAGAGATCTGCTGGAATGGACCTCTAGACGCAATGGTGCAACCggaaaatattcaagaaGATGTACAAGATTCAAGGGCGCCTGCTGGGGCTGATCCTACACATGCTGCAGACCAGAGCCTTTTTATTGAAGATAGCGCTTCCAATACCAATGACCCGCTCGATCTCCCTATTGAAAACACACCAGAGGCACCGCAAGACGTACAGCCCTCAAAACATGAGGTCATTATACGATGTAAGGACTGGAAAGTGTGTTCTAAGCTGTACGATGCATTCGAAGAAGTGGTACTTGCAATATCGCACGACGAGTCGTGTGTGTTCCACTGCACGCTCCCTAGAGGAAACGTCGAGGACGAGAATGGGGAAAGGGCCAGGGAGTATGGCCAGGTCATATACTACATGGCTAGGGCGAAGAAAATTTGAAAGCATAAACGCGGTGCGTTTGGTATTGGTGGATCCTGGGCGTTGAGGTAGCTTTTTTAAAGTATGTCTGTTTGCAAGTGCGTCTTGTTGGGGCCTTGGAAATGAAAATCTCATGCGGAGCAGCCATAGCAAGAGCACCAGAACTTGCATGTGGCCATCTTTTGCCCAGCCTGCACAGAGTGCGGACGCCTTGCTGGCCACATTTCTTTCAGTGGCCGTGTCTTCAGGTACAGTAGTCATTGCAACTCATGTTGAGGCTCACAATGGAGCGCAACGCATTCCTATCAGATATAACGTTCTAATTGTCTACTAAGATGCCGTTTATATAAAGCATACAAACCAATCAACCACTCTATGCGTTTTGAGTTGCGAATTCGTCAACAAACTGcaccagcttcttggtgcTGTCCAAGGACACAGCGTTGTACAAGGAAGCTCTAAAGCCGCCCACCGATCTGTGGCCCTTGAGCCCGGTCAAGTTGCGCTTCGCAGCCTcgtccaagaacttcttgtcgaacccctcttttttcaacgtGAAGACAACGTTCATGCGGGATCTGCAGTCCTTGGAAACCGGAATTTTGTAGAAGTCTGAGTGCTTATCCAGGACGTTGTACAACAGTTGTGACTTGGCGTCGTTCTCCTCCTCCTGGGCGGCGAGCCCGCCCTTCTCCAAGACGTGGCGCAAGACGAGGTCCACAATGTGCAGGGTGAAGATAGGAATGGTGTTATAGGCCGAGTTGTTTTTCACAACAGTTGGGTATTCGAACGCGATGGGCGTGATTGGGACGCCGAGCTGGCGTAGCTGGTCCAAGGAGGCAGCGGAGATGTCCTGCAAAATGGACTTCTTGATGATGTATAGCGTCAGACCAGCGAGACCAATGTTCTTCTGGGCGCCCGCCATGATCACACCGTACTGCGACACGTCTATGGCGCGGGACAAAATGTCACTGGACAAGTCAGCGACGATTTCGATGCCAGAGTCGACCAGCGCCTTGGGCAGCTGTGGCCACTCGACACCGTGCACAGTTTCGTTCTCGCACAGGTAGACGTAGGAGTAGTCCTTGGCCTTAAGCTTCTCAGCCCACGCGGACTCTGGAGGAATGGCGCCGAACTTGCCATTGTTATAGTCCTTGGCGTTGAAGAGCATCTCGCTCTCGATGCCCAGCCTCTGCGCCTCCTCGAGCGCCTTGGCGGACCACGAGCCCGTTACCAGGTAGCCAGCGGTGCCCGCAGAGCCGGTCTTGCCGACGTGCGCCGCAACGAGGTTGGTTGCGAGCGAAGAAAACCCGGTGGTTCCACCGCCCTGCATGAAAAAGACCTCGTGTGTCTCGGGGACGTTCAGCAGCTTGCGGAGGTTGGCCTTGGTGCTCTCGATGACCTCGGTAGCGTCACCGGAGCGGTGCGAGATTTCGCCGATGCCGAGTCCAATGCCCTTATAGTTGACGAGGTCCTTGGCTGCTTGTTGCAGCACCGGAGTAGGCAATTGGGCTGGGCCAGCGCCGAAGTGGTTTGGTTCCTCCCTATCGAGAGACATTGCGCGCGTGTAGTGGGTGAAGCGGTTGTGTGAGAGTGGTGGTGGTAATGGTGCGTTCGATGCGTGACTCAGGCCCTGGCACTTATATTGGCTAACTTATTAGGCTATTTCGTTCAATGTTACCTATAATGCCCGAAGCCAGCGCCGGAGCCACAGGCTGCCGGTGCGATGCTCCAGCGTGGTCGCGAGCGGTGGCGCGCCCGCACCAGCGAGCGTGGTAGCCATGGAGAGACCTCTGCGAGCGCCCGGGGCCCGGTGTGCCCGTTGCTGCCCACGCCTGTGCTCTGCGCCCGCAGATCACTTTATCCTTAACTGACGCAACCGAGGCGTCGGGCGCAGAGATCAAACACCAGGATTGGAAGCCACGCCGCTGCCCCAACAGTAACGCATGCTAGAGCGGAAGGCCTGAAGTCCATCCTGCCGGTCGCGAGCCCCTCTCGGCGGCGTCATCTCCCATCACCACCGCCAAAACACCGCTTTTAGGTGCGCCAGGCCTGCAATACATCTGCGTTTCAGCCTGTACCCGCTCCCTGCGCCGCGACACAAGGCACTTGACCTAGCGGCCCATTACTACCCATTGCTGCATGCCCACGCCCGCATTCGCTGTGATCCAATCACGTGCTAGATTTTAGCCCTAAATTAGGGCTAGAGATATTCTATGACTGCTCAACCCACACATctcattcttctttcgcGTTTTccgtttttttttcgcgCACGAAAAAAACTCAAACTGTGACCGACTCACAAGTGGACCTCGAGCGCCGTGATATGTGACATTTGAGGGCTCGTTTTGCGCTGCGAGGAGTAGGAACTGACAAATATGTCTGAGCAGTGTGCAAGCTACTACACAGTTCTCCATCGGAAACAATACCAAGACTAAGACAAAATGGTACGTTAAAGCTTGGAAATGGTGGGAAACACAAGTACGGGCAATATGAGTGTGCAACAACGTGGTGGGAGGGGCAGGCAGGCGTCGCAGGCGCAAGCGGCGAATATCGCGATCTGAAACAGAGTTTGTGGGAAGAACACACGCTACCAGGGCAGAATATGGTGGGAAAGAAACCTGTTTGGACATAGTAAGACAGCAAGGTGGCCCGTACGGTCCTGCAGAGGTGGTGCAAGCGCCACCTCTGCGCGCCCTCGAGCGTCAAGAGGACTAAGCACATAAACGCCCACTCATTCACTCGCACACACGCTCATCGCAATACGCTCGTCGCAACACACTCGTCGCCCGTACGCACTCTACCGCATATACTAACTTCAGTTGCAGGCTAAAGTTCACGGTTCCCTAGCTCGTGCTGGTAAGGTTAAGTCTCAGACCCCAAAGGTTGAGAAGCAGGAAAAGCCAAAGCTGCCAAAGGGCCgcgccaagaagagaatgCTTTACACCAGAAGATTCGTCAACGTCACCTTGACCAACGGTAAGAGAAAGATGAACCCATCTCCATCTTCGTAAGCGTGGCGCCTCTGAAAGTCCCGCCGTGTAGCGCGGCGAGCTATCCACGCTACGACTATTGTTTAGCTCACTTTGTATAGCCACTCTTATAATCATCAGTTTTCAACACATCGAGACTCAAATTTTCTGCTCGCGCCCGACAAAGTCAGCCTGCGACGGCGCCCCAACCACTACGCAAGCACCGCCACAGATGACCGAGGCCTCCACGCAGCAGGACATCCGGGCGCTCGTCGCCACCGCCAGAGCCGACTTCGTCGAGTCTTTCGCGTCCAGAGAGCAGTTGCGCGCTCTCAAGCCCACGACGAGCCTGAAGGACTCGGACGCCTCGACCGAGCTCGACAAGCTCTCGCGCATCATCAAGGCCCACGCCACGAAGGTCGGCATCATCTACCATCCGGGGAAATTCCACAAGAACGTAACGCCGGCCTTCAAggagctccagctcttctctAACTCTATCTTCTTCCTGTTGAGTTTGCTGCCGCTGTTACACACAGACAAGATTGCGGACTACTTCACTGATGAATTAGACTCAGCTGTTCTAGGGCTACTGAGCGGCGTGAAGGGCCTGTGCGACGAGATCGACTCTTTGCTCGACGGCAAGGCCGCCCCTGCTCCCGGCAACGACGTCCCCGAGACCGCGGAGCACGACCTCAGGCTTGTTTCTGTGGGCAAGATATGGGCCTCCTGCGACTCCTTGCAAGAGCTTGCGAAGCTGGGGAATCTGGGGCTGCTGAACAAGAGGATTGGCGCCAGtgtcaagctcatcacAGATAGTCTTTCCGAGCTGGATGAATGGCTACAGGACCCGGAGCTTGAGTCGCAGGATCCATTTGGACTGGAATCCGAGCCCGAATCTGACGCTGAGCGCGACACGAGTGGGGACAAAGAGGTTCTCGCAGAAATGGTCAAGTTTCTGGAAGCCTGGCagcagaagctcaaaatgATCCGTCTGCTGCtctcctccttctccaagTCCATTGCGTCCGAAGAGTATAAATCAAAGGAGCCCTTGGCCCTGCAGCTGGCTAAACTCAACACCTTGCACGCTGTTGTCGTAGAGAAAGTCGACGAGCTCATTTCTACGGTGTTCATGACCGGTCAGGACTTTGATCCTGAAGACGAGGAAATCACAGAGCTGGTATCACTGCTCAACGACTCGCTTCGCAAGATGGTGCAAATAATAAAGGCCCTCAACAAGGGCGACGAGAAGAAGGGGAAGTGGATTGAGGTGTGGGATGCTAAATACTTTGCATGAATGTTACAAAAGATAACTTTGGTACTTGACGCATTATATGCTAGATGCTTATTTTATATTAGTGCCCTTTTATAATGTTCCTTGTTTCTTACCAGTCGTCACCGTTGTCGTAatcgtcgtcgtcgcgCGCCACCTTACTCTTCCGCTGGTTCAATGCCGCGGCTAGCGCATCCGCCAAAGATGATGGGCCGCCCCCTCCATTAGCTGGACCCGCGGAGTTGCCTGTCGAGGTCGGTGCCACCGGCTCGCCGCGCGCCTCTTGCAGCAAAGTCGATGGCTTCTCTAGTTGTGACTTGTCAGTTTTACGGAGAGCTGAGATGCCACCCGCGCCTCTAATGGAGGCAAGTAGCGCATCTCTTCCTGTGTCACCGGTAGCCTCAGTGAAACCATTACCCTGGGATTGGCTAGCAGGTTGTTGTTGGGCGAGGAAAGGAGGAGGTGGTGGGggcgctgccgctgccTGGTTTGAGGTAGGCATAGCAGGAGGCGGTGGTGGTGGAGGTGGAGCAGAGCCCGAACTGCCACCAAAAGCTGTCTGTGACGAAGGCTGTTGTGGCGGCATGGGTGGTGCtggcggcgctggcggAATGGCACCTCCAGTAGGCGCTGCCTGATGCATGGCGGGCATCTGCTGAGGGGCCATTTGCATCGAGAGCGGTGGTGGTGGCGGTATTGCCGCAGTAGTGGGTGCGGTAGTTTGCTGCCCTGGGAACGTATGCATTGGTGGCGgagaagagaaggaggtGGGTGGTTGTGGGGGTGCGGGAGTTGACGAGACCCGCATCGATCTGGGAGGCGGAGGAGGAGCGGCGCCTCGCCTTGGTGGTGGGGGTGGACCGGGGCGACCACCAGAGAAATTACGCGAAGGCGGAGCAGGCGGCATGGAGGACCCTGTAGCGTGTGAGACAGCTCTGGGTGGTGGAGGTGGTGGGGCGCCTCCCCTTCTTGGAGGGGGTGCTGGGGGAGCATTCGCCCTTGGTGGCACACTAGGAAGTGGGCGAGAGTTGTAAGATGGGGGTGCGGGGTGTGATGGCCTGTTTGCTTGTGGCAGCGGTGGGGCCTGCGATGGCCGACTCGCTTGCGGTAGCGGTGGAGGCGGGGTAAAGCCCTGCGGCGCCTGAGGAATGGGGAATGGGAACGGATTAGAAGATTTTGTGTTTTGGGCGCCCTGTGGGGTGGGAATTGGAAATGGATTAGAGGAATGCGTGTTAGGGGTGTTCCCGGGGCTCTGTGGGGTCGGCGAGGGGAACGGGTTAGTTCTTGAGTGTTGCGGAGCCGGAGTAGCGGGTGCGGGTGCGACCGGCGCTGGAGCTGGGGCAGCTGGGGCAGGAGGAATTGTGAGAGGAATTTCAGGCGGTCCAGCAGGCGGTGGAGGTGCTGGCGTGCTGGAGACTGATGTGGCCAAACTTGCGAAATCACTATCGGTTTCTTGTTCACCCGCAGCACTGAAAGGCGACTGCGTGGGCTGGCTGGAGAAGCTAGAAGGCGGAGGCGGAGGAGgagcctttttctttgtactAGGCATGGGCGCGGCGTCCTGGATGTTGTACCGCTGCCTTTGGTCGCTAATGAGAGACTCTCCACGGGGGCCGTGGACAATATGGctctcctgctcctgcgTCAGCTTTTTGGTCAACGCGATTGCGTTTTTGTTGGAGAGCGTCTTCTTGGAGCCGTATTTCTCGCGCTTGTTGACGCGCTTGAGGAAGTGCGACGCTTCGTCCAGGTTTTCGAAGAGAAGCCCCGCGAGACAGTCCTCGAGCTCAAACGTATGGAAAAAAGTGCGGTCCTGATTGTATTCGAAGCCGACGTAAAGCTCCTGATCCCACAGCACGCCGCGATGTCCCTGGATGTCGATCAGCTTCAGGAAGAACGTGTGGCCCACAACGTCGTCCACTAGTGCCACGGCACCCGAAAGGCCGGTGTATGTCCACTCTTGTGGGTTGGGGTATGCAATGTACAATCGTGCAACGGTGACATCTACTATCTTGTTGGAGCTCTTGGGAAGCGCTCGCTTGATCTTTTCCTTGTCAGCTGAATTCAGTAGGCCCATTTAAAAACACACGTTGGCACGCTATGGAGTGCTCTGGAGATGGTGCCGCGCAATTGCTCGGTAATGTGGGCTAGGGATGCTGAAGTTTTGCGTGTTACTCGAGTAAACACTTGGCGGATGCGACTTCTAAAGCTTAAGAATCTTGCCCCTTTCCGAAATGTCCGTTATAGGTGATGGTACGATTCCGTCATAGGTGACATACACACTAATCTATCACTTCGACGGGGGGAAGCTGTTGTGAACATGTCTTCAGAGTTTTTGGGCGGTTTATTGGAGGAGACGGAGCTTCGCGTGTAGCTCTGTTCATCCTTGGTGTCTAATTGTTGATATATATGAGAACTCCACAAACTTTAAAGTTATGCTTTGACGACAAAATCTTAAAATTTAACGTAACCTGCAGAGTATAGAACGGACCTTAACTCGGACACTACGTGAAGAAACCCCCAAGCGCCCAGTAAGAACATTAAACATTACGGATGAAGCGCCAACGTTCTTCAGTTTCTATGTACTTCGGCCCCTAGACTACATGGAGTCCGCCTGTCGCTTTATCACTCAAACACGAAAACGTCGCTGGACCCTATTTACGGAAGCGAACGCTCGTGATTATGGACGGCAGTGAGGGAAGGACGAGCGAAGCGCCCATGAACCAGTACCAAGTGCGGGCAATCCTCGTGCTAGGTTCAGTGTTTTGATCACGCAGCACCTGCTGGGCCTTCCCGAGTTCCACAACTCGTTCCATGCTACAATGGGCAGCTTCGAAAGTGTTGACAAACAAAAACACCCCGCGCACAGCGCAACAATGCCCGGGAGTCCACTGGTTAGCCCACTGGGCCTGCTGAGTAGCCAGGTCCAGCTGCAGGCTGCGTGCCAACGCTCAAACTATTTATGTCACGATTCACGAAGTCAACAATACAAGCGTCGCATTAATTAGAGATGGCTGGTTTTACTGACGCAGGCGCCGCGCAAGCAAAGTTAGAACTGGGCAGGGCCCTCACAAGTGAGCTAGTTATCCTCtttctttccaaaacaCCTGCAAAGCTCATGGGGTCTGCTGCCGGCGCCTCGCGCTGGCGCCAAGTTTCTTGCTGTGCACATTCCTCACGATTTTCGTGGTTCTAGGGCGAAATTTCGTGGTTTAGAAAAGAGCTAGTGTTTAGAGTTTTTAGGGACCAGCTGGTAGTCCAAGTTTATGCCCACTTCGGAGTCAAACTGAGAACGGCAGAACTCAAAGCTTCGCGTAGCGTCCTTGATTTGCGTTTATTTACAAAATAAGGACAAATCGCGGCAAGCAACCCGCCCGTCGCTAGTCTAGAGAGCGAGAGCCAACGGGACCGCGAAATTGAGGCTATAAGAAGATCTGAAACTTCGGGGGTTTTAAGACATCAATTTGGTTTACTTCAGATTGACACTTCACTCCACACTAACCACTATGCTTCACTTCTTCCTATTCTTCCTGCTCAGACTGGCGTTCGCCCTGGGCTTCGACGCCAGTTCCAAGTCCAACGTCGCTGTATACTGGGGTCAAGCGTCAGCCGGATCCCAAGAATCCTTAGCTTCGTACTGTCAGTCGGACGACGTTGACATTGTCATCTTGTCGTTCCTCTACTCGTTCCCTAATCCTCTAGAGCTTGACTTCAGCTCCGCCTGctcctcttcattttcCGATGGGCTGCTCCACTGTGAACAAATTGCCAAAGACATTAAAACATGTCAAGGTCTCGGCAAAAAGGTTCTGCTCTCCATGGGCGGTGCCACTGGCTCCTACGGATTTTCCAGTGACTCCCAAGCGGAGGAATTTGCTGACACCCTGTGGAACACCTTCGCAGGCGGCTCGGCCGACGAACGCCCATTCGACGACGCCGTAGTTGACGGTTTCGACTTTGACATTGAGAACAGCCAGCCCGATGGCTACGCGGCCTTGGCCAAGAAACTAAGACAACACTTCGACTCTGCCTCCAAAGACTATTACCTGTCAGCCGCCCCTCAGTGTTTCTACCCTGACGCGTCCGTGGGAGACTTGCTGGAAAACGCGAACATTGACTTCGCTTTTGTTCAATTCTACAACAACTACTGTAACGTTGACAAGCAGTTTAACTGGGATACCTGGTTGAACTTTGCCCAGAGCATTTCTCCAAACTCCAACATAAAGCTATATTTGGGCCTTCCAGGTTCCTCGACTGCGGCTGGCTCGGGATATATTTCGGACTTGAGTTTAATCAAGTCCACAGTTCAGAGCATCAGTGGCTCGAACAACTTTGGTGGTATTATGCTCTGGGACGCCTCCCAGGGTTTCACAAATGAGGTTGACGGCGCGACTTATGCTGCACAAATGAAAAAGATTCTATCCGAGGACGTTACATCTGCctcttcgagctcatcttcttcggtTGCCGTATTGCTTTCAACTTCTACCAGTTCTACTTCGTCTGCGGCAGCTCCCACATCCTCTTCTGTCAGCTCCCTTTCCTCTGCTACATCTTCCACGTCTCTCACACCTTCTGTCTCAAGCGATACCACATACTCGACCGTTTCTTCTTGGTGGAGCA
The Lachancea thermotolerans CBS 6340 chromosome G complete sequence genome window above contains:
- the COQ11 gene encoding ubiquinone biosynthesis protein COQ11 (similar to uniprot|Q05892 Saccharomyces cerevisiae YLR290C Hypothetical ORF); protein product: MSSLLVFGGNGFLGRRICQTAVEKGFQVTSLSRSGSPPRTANRWDKEWIDKVHWEKCDVLDPKSYTQYLKDADNVVHSIGILLEDSSYKAQINGKLSFDPKNLLKWGPNPMKNNPNFTYEVMNKKTALMLAEEFSKVQRADSARERTMSYISADRGFPGLPSGYIKSKREAEAGIMRHEQQFRPILVRPGFMFDELDASLKTLDVRSQLKHVLEMLNWGNDWLLGRRIDFINQLIRPTVSTQQVSRALLQKIESPDFKGVLTLEEIIKS
- the GUF1 gene encoding GTPase GUF1 (highly similar to uniprot|P46943 Saccharomyces cerevisiae YLR289W GUF1 Mitochondrial GTPase of unknown function), producing the protein MRRLRSLYLQSSICFRRFNHYSAKDTEALQRRLEQIPIENYRNFSIVAHVDHGKSTLSDRLLEFTGVIKAGDSNRQVLDKLEVERERGITIKAQTCTMFYYDKRRNKDYLLHLVDTPGHVDFRAEVSRSYASCGGALLLVDASQGVQAQTVANFYLAYSMNLKLIPVINKIDLDSANIPQAEAQIESTFELPRAEIIRVSAKTGINVKEDLLPAIIDRIPPPTGVGKKPFRALLVDSWYDSYLGVVLLVNIVDGVVKKGDRVVSAQTGKKYEIKELGIMYPDKVSMGCLRTGQVGYIVPGMKESKDAKIGDTIMHVGKESVTEVLDGFEDPKPMVFVGAFPADGTEFKSLDEDITRLVLNDRSVSLQRESSNALGQGWRLGFLGSLHASVFKDRLEKEYGSKLIITQPTVPYVIKFTNGEEKIITNPDDFPDLSLRKTRIDSLQEPYVEAIITLPQEYLGAVIKLCENNRGIQKEITYLNVTGQVLLKYEMPLAHLVDDFFGKLKSVSRGYGSLDYEDIGYKASDIVKLELVLNGKSVDALAQVMHRSQVERVGRKWAKKFKEYVKSQLYEVVIQARANNKVIARETIKARRKDVLAKLHASDVSRRKKLLVKQKEGKKQMKSVGNIQINQEAYQAFLRR
- the MEC3 gene encoding Mec3p (similar to uniprot|Q02574 Saccharomyces cerevisiae YLR288C MEC3 Involved in checkpoint control and DNA repair forms a clamp with Rad17p and Ddc1p that is loaded onto partial duplex DNA DNA damage checkpoint protein), with translation MKLKIIVNGSQSPEDFKLLKSTVATVASLRKTAVLRFTSERLVIVSSPSSTASGSSVLHGDKGQLWCTIPRDAFTFYSVVSARDLNTIAMECSCDMLHSILKKYDKTINQGNEGDMIIKLQSMPEWNANTSQASDGKNGSAARINPMCALGVTFEEVVYTSTDANASAKSGGGNSGGIKTISHSFKVPARLLFRTQDAKIQEPMINYTQLMMYRLPAPQGEWGRGFQNFLRRVERYSNVNNIKLSAKKFWQQEERTASQETAGDHAFKIVVNELDWYLEICWNGPLDAMVQPENIQEDVQDSRAPAGADPTHAADQSLFIEDSASNTNDPLDLPIENTPEAPQDVQPSKHEVIIRCKDWKVCSKLYDAFEEVVLAISHDESCVFHCTLPRGNVEDENGERAREYGQVIYYMARAKKI